A window from Hymenobacter volaticus encodes these proteins:
- a CDS encoding carboxypeptidase-like regulatory domain-containing protein produces the protein MSVVVRFYFALAVCMLLLAGLAPSSARAQGQARVVQFTGIVATGDSLLGVPGATIFVPKAGRGTATNAYGYFSIPVLTGDSIIIRSLGYRNQYVVIPADYQRDSYSIIVTLREDATVLPEVRIFPYSTEKAFKEAFLALRLPKEKGTSAAENLNEDILRRIFNNAPVTSMGNYRQTMQMQQIEQQRRMGLGPSLQSNNPLLNPFSWLQLIKQVKDGEFKKKEGEDY, from the coding sequence ATGTCTGTAGTAGTTCGATTTTATTTTGCACTGGCTGTCTGCATGTTGCTGCTGGCCGGACTAGCTCCTTCAAGCGCACGGGCGCAGGGGCAGGCGCGCGTAGTGCAGTTCACGGGCATCGTGGCCACCGGTGATTCTTTGTTGGGGGTACCAGGTGCCACCATATTTGTACCCAAGGCCGGCCGTGGCACTGCTACCAACGCGTACGGATACTTTTCGATACCCGTGCTGACCGGCGACAGTATTATCATCCGCAGCTTGGGCTACCGCAATCAATACGTAGTTATTCCGGCTGACTACCAGCGGGACAGCTACTCGATTATTGTGACATTACGCGAAGATGCTACGGTACTGCCTGAGGTACGCATCTTCCCTTATAGCACCGAGAAGGCGTTCAAAGAAGCTTTCCTGGCGTTGCGTCTGCCGAAAGAAAAAGGTACGAGCGCCGCCGAAAACCTGAACGAGGACATTCTGCGACGCATCTTCAACAATGCCCCGGTCACGAGCATGGGCAACTACCGCCAAACTATGCAGATGCAACAGATAGAGCAGCAGCGTCGGATGGGCTTGGGGCCGTCGCTACAGAGCAACAACCCATTGCTGAACCCTTTCAGTTGGCTACAACTCATCAAGCAGGTGAAGGACGGCGAGTTCAAGAAGAAAGAAGGCGAGGATTACTAG
- a CDS encoding pectinesterase family protein, with the protein MNITFENSFGDGSQAVAVLLNADRTAFKNCRFLGNQDTLYTKGNGTPRHYFRDCYIDGNVDFIFGSSVAVFDRCVVYAKTRTTNGSSYITAANTPPGQPYGYVFRNCRLPANTGGTQYVLGRPWQNATGFATPAHNKVVFLNATLGAGLIQPAGWAVWDAGTNTSLITYAEYQSRTFSGNLAPIGQRVSWSKQLTAADTAAYTVANLFGSSWNPCATAAGFCGSYAPEIAVSNFRATKGNSTTPSTLSWNISWAMSQIKYELFRSSDNVAFSMVGEVTALTDSLYNFQLPDVVPPAGSIYYYYLKASKPGVATHTTETIRISSAPTLTITGTLGTFVQYQTNASGVQAYSLAGANLTANVTITPPAGYEVSANAGTTWATAADPLVLTPVDNTLAATISVRLNAATAGSYTGNIVHSSPGNTTTNVPVAGTKTNTAAPISRPLQWWPLKASSTDSSAVRSGAVVASTPILRGLTVSNGTTVPAIRAYSNTFGQAFGASTNGDGTWATTIGGPGGNLSRRVYEQFTVTAGPNSIVRLDSLLLTSAFYNTSSNTKLAVVYSRSNFATDSADVMGGTGPTGGLPSTANGAFQTPILLANQPGGPTLTYRLLLNESAGITLAAGQRLTIRLYFSCGSTSSGRYGLLKNVVVKGENITVLSNKPLAGSGLNVFPNPATSHVAVELSGYSKATELCLYNVLGQPVQRLDVPGKAGIQRTTFNLSQLPAGVYLLRTRTEGGSDVRRILKQ; encoded by the coding sequence TTGAATATCACTTTTGAAAATTCGTTTGGGGATGGGTCGCAGGCCGTAGCCGTGCTGCTGAACGCCGACCGGACCGCCTTCAAAAATTGCCGCTTCCTCGGCAACCAGGATACGCTCTACACCAAAGGCAACGGCACTCCCAGACACTACTTTCGGGACTGCTACATCGATGGCAACGTGGACTTTATTTTTGGTAGTTCGGTAGCCGTGTTCGACCGGTGCGTGGTGTACGCTAAAACGCGTACCACGAATGGCTCGTCGTACATCACGGCCGCTAATACGCCACCAGGTCAGCCGTACGGCTACGTATTTCGAAACTGCAGGCTACCAGCCAACACCGGCGGAACGCAATACGTGCTGGGGCGGCCCTGGCAGAACGCCACTGGTTTTGCTACTCCTGCCCACAACAAAGTGGTTTTTCTAAACGCCACCCTTGGTGCGGGCTTGATTCAACCAGCTGGCTGGGCTGTTTGGGATGCGGGCACGAACACCAGCCTCATTACGTATGCCGAATACCAAAGCCGAACGTTTAGCGGAAACTTAGCGCCTATTGGACAGCGCGTAAGCTGGTCGAAACAGCTGACAGCGGCGGACACGGCGGCTTACACAGTAGCCAACCTCTTTGGCAGCAGCTGGAATCCGTGCGCTACAGCAGCGGGTTTCTGCGGGAGCTATGCTCCGGAAATTGCCGTCTCGAACTTTCGGGCCACCAAAGGCAACAGCACTACGCCCTCTACGCTAAGTTGGAACATTAGCTGGGCCATGAGTCAAATCAAGTATGAGCTGTTTCGCTCTTCCGACAATGTTGCCTTCAGCATGGTGGGGGAAGTAACCGCCCTCACCGACTCACTTTACAACTTCCAACTGCCCGACGTTGTCCCGCCGGCTGGCAGCATTTATTATTACTACCTGAAAGCATCGAAGCCTGGCGTTGCCACGCACACCACTGAAACCATCCGGATTTCCAGTGCCCCAACCCTTACCATTACGGGTACGTTGGGCACTTTCGTGCAATACCAAACCAACGCCTCAGGCGTGCAAGCCTATTCGCTGGCAGGCGCCAACCTTACTGCCAACGTAACCATTACCCCTCCGGCAGGCTATGAGGTATCAGCCAATGCAGGTACTACTTGGGCTACGGCGGCTGATCCGCTCGTGCTTACACCCGTCGACAATACGCTAGCTGCCACTATCAGCGTGCGGCTGAACGCCGCAACAGCAGGCAGCTACACCGGCAACATTGTACACAGTAGCCCCGGAAATACAACCACGAATGTGCCCGTAGCGGGCACCAAAACGAATACCGCTGCCCCCATATCAAGGCCGCTACAGTGGTGGCCGTTGAAAGCTAGCAGCACCGATAGCAGTGCCGTGCGTTCGGGGGCAGTGGTTGCTAGCACTCCTATTCTGCGGGGCCTGACGGTTTCAAACGGCACCACGGTGCCTGCTATTCGGGCGTATTCCAATACGTTTGGACAGGCTTTCGGGGCAAGTACCAACGGCGACGGCACTTGGGCTACAACCATAGGGGGCCCTGGCGGCAACCTGAGTCGCCGCGTCTACGAGCAATTCACGGTCACAGCCGGCCCCAATTCCATTGTGCGGCTCGACTCACTGCTTTTGACCTCGGCCTTCTACAACACGTCCAGCAATACCAAGCTAGCCGTGGTGTACTCGCGGAGCAACTTCGCCACCGATTCCGCCGATGTAATGGGTGGCACCGGCCCTACCGGGGGGCTGCCCAGCACAGCCAATGGGGCTTTTCAGACTCCTATTCTGTTAGCCAATCAACCTGGTGGCCCCACGCTTACCTACCGGTTACTGCTCAATGAGTCGGCTGGTATTACCCTAGCGGCTGGACAACGGCTTACTATCCGGCTTTACTTCAGTTGCGGCAGTACAAGCTCGGGCCGGTATGGGTTACTGAAAAACGTAGTGGTGAAAGGAGAGAACATCACTGTGCTTAGCAACAAGCCATTAGCTGGCAGCGGCCTGAACGTGTTTCCTAACCCGGCTACAAGCCATGTAGCCGTGGAATTAAGCGGGTACTCTAAAGCTACCGAGCTATGCCTTTATAATGTCTTGGGCCAGCCTGTGCAGCGCCTAGATGTACCGGGCAAAGCTGGAATTCAGCGCACCACATTCAACCTGAGCCAACTGCCAGCGGGCGTCTATTTGCTGCGCACCCGCACAGAAGGCGGTTCGGATGTACGTCGGATTCTGAAGCAGTAA
- a CDS encoding NAD(P)/FAD-dependent oxidoreductase: MDTNIPVTSQPRIVIVGCGFAGLRLAKELADAPVQVVVIDRNNYHNFQPLLYQVATGALEADSIAYPIRKIFAAQENFFFRMTSVQNIDTARNIVVTSIGEIRYDHLVLATGSLTNFFGIESIERNAMQIKSIPNALNLRSYLFQNFEKALLKENPEERQALLNVVIVGGGPTGVEIAGSLAEMRKDVLPKDYPELDLKQMEIYLMEAGPAVLGPMSKFAQDKAKRYLDSMNVHVRLNTPVKRFEDCKAYISDTEFIRTENLIWAAGVNGNEVPGLPGEVIARNKCIKVNRWNRVEGQTNVYAIGDVASMVTDEMPRGFPCWRP, encoded by the coding sequence ATGGATACCAACATACCTGTCACCTCGCAACCGCGCATCGTTATAGTAGGTTGCGGCTTTGCCGGGCTGCGGCTCGCCAAAGAACTCGCGGATGCCCCCGTACAAGTGGTGGTCATCGACCGTAATAATTACCACAACTTTCAGCCGCTGCTTTACCAAGTAGCCACCGGCGCCCTAGAGGCCGATAGCATTGCTTACCCGATCCGGAAAATTTTTGCGGCGCAGGAGAATTTCTTCTTCCGCATGACCTCCGTGCAGAACATCGACACGGCCCGCAATATTGTGGTAACTAGCATCGGGGAGATTCGCTACGACCACCTCGTGCTGGCTACCGGCTCGCTCACCAACTTTTTCGGAATTGAGAGCATTGAGCGGAACGCCATGCAGATCAAGAGTATTCCGAACGCGCTGAACTTACGCAGCTACTTGTTCCAGAACTTCGAGAAAGCCCTGCTCAAAGAGAACCCCGAAGAGCGGCAAGCGCTGCTCAACGTGGTAATTGTAGGCGGTGGGCCAACGGGCGTCGAAATTGCAGGCTCGCTGGCCGAAATGCGCAAAGATGTGCTGCCCAAAGACTATCCGGAGCTGGACCTGAAGCAGATGGAAATCTATCTGATGGAAGCAGGCCCGGCAGTACTAGGGCCCATGTCGAAGTTTGCGCAGGATAAGGCCAAGCGCTACCTCGACAGCATGAATGTGCACGTGCGCCTGAACACGCCCGTCAAGCGCTTTGAAGATTGCAAGGCTTACATATCCGATACCGAGTTCATTCGGACCGAAAACCTAATTTGGGCTGCTGGGGTGAATGGCAACGAAGTGCCTGGCCTGCCCGGCGAGGTCATTGCGCGCAACAAGTGCATCAAGGTGAACCGCTGGAACCGCGTGGAAGGCCAAACCAACGTGTACGCCATCGGCGACGTGGCTAGCATGGTAACCGACGAAATGCCCCGCGGCTTCCCATGCTGGCGCCCGTAG
- a CDS encoding ArsR/SmtB family transcription factor — protein sequence MRLKHVSVAFGQQLFKAFGDESRVRILHLLWRNQEMCISDLEQVLDFTQTKTSRQLLYLKNAGLVNFRRLDNWIFYFIEGEGTELVQQLLGYMERDPQLVRDQQIYQTLWSNRELAAYKLQNRRWTGTPTER from the coding sequence ATGCGCCTCAAACACGTCAGCGTTGCATTTGGCCAGCAACTATTTAAAGCTTTTGGCGACGAAAGCCGGGTGCGCATCCTGCACCTGCTTTGGCGCAACCAGGAAATGTGCATCTCTGACCTGGAACAGGTCCTTGACTTCACCCAAACCAAAACGTCACGCCAATTATTGTACCTAAAAAATGCAGGTTTGGTGAATTTCCGGCGCCTCGACAATTGGATATTCTACTTCATTGAGGGCGAAGGCACCGAACTAGTACAGCAACTGTTAGGCTACATGGAGCGCGACCCCCAACTCGTGCGCGACCAGCAGATTTATCAAACGCTCTGGTCGAACCGGGAGCTTGCCGCGTATAAGCTCCAGAACCGTCGCTGGACTGGTACCCCAACAGAACGCTAG
- a CDS encoding DUF5672 family protein translates to MVSSLLAGESTVRVRKKRSVLISPPVEKSLVTIVIPIHKEEPSELEKISLAQALAVLPQYHITFMAPTWLDTSWYEAFCKDKAQIFFERFEWRGWQAFAELMVAPVFYQRFLPYEYMLLYHLDAFVFRDELEEWCALGHDYIGAVIYNEGYIRPKTFLRGLIGYNCPSYVGAGGFCLKKTSTFYRITSEHKRYVDFFLWLNKKRNRIFLDDLFVSMHFPKLESSFSIPSNEVAEHFGADYNNWEEDKLPFSNQDNSTLPFGVHAWIQYNPEFWKPCIRRYGHAL, encoded by the coding sequence ATGGTATCATCCCTTTTAGCGGGCGAATCCACCGTCCGCGTCCGGAAGAAACGCAGTGTTCTTATCTCTCCGCCCGTTGAGAAATCTCTTGTAACAATCGTTATCCCTATTCATAAGGAGGAACCATCGGAACTAGAAAAGATTTCGCTAGCACAGGCCTTAGCCGTGCTACCCCAGTACCACATCACCTTTATGGCTCCTACCTGGCTTGATACAAGCTGGTATGAGGCTTTTTGCAAGGACAAGGCGCAAATCTTTTTTGAGCGGTTTGAGTGGCGTGGCTGGCAGGCGTTCGCGGAACTGATGGTCGCCCCGGTCTTCTACCAGCGCTTCCTGCCTTACGAATACATGTTGCTTTATCACCTCGATGCATTCGTCTTCCGCGACGAGTTGGAAGAGTGGTGTGCCCTCGGCCATGACTACATCGGAGCTGTTATCTATAATGAAGGCTACATTCGACCTAAAACGTTTCTGCGTGGCCTTATCGGCTATAACTGCCCAAGCTACGTCGGAGCGGGCGGCTTCTGCCTGAAAAAGACGAGCACCTTCTACCGCATTACTTCCGAGCATAAGCGCTACGTTGACTTCTTCCTTTGGCTCAACAAGAAGCGCAACCGCATCTTCCTCGACGACCTGTTTGTATCGATGCACTTTCCTAAGCTCGAGTCGTCCTTCAGCATTCCTTCCAACGAGGTAGCCGAACATTTCGGGGCCGACTACAACAACTGGGAAGAAGACAAGCTGCCCTTCTCCAACCAAGATAATAGCACCCTGCCTTTCGGTGTGCACGCTTGGATTCAGTATAACCCCGAGTTCTGGAAGCCTTGCATTCGCCGCTACGGCCATGCTCTTTAA
- a CDS encoding HupE/UreJ family protein — translation MSVFQTYLQLGFYHIFNLRAHDHIVFLLALCAPYVLRDWRRVVALVTSFTIGHSLTLALATMGFVHYSPKLIEMLIPVTILLTCILNTTEMGRTGERLPTRRRPEPILLAWPNLLAAVFGLIHGLGFSSYLRELLGRQSRPVLELLAFNVGVELGQLLIVGIILLLGFVVLRIFGAARRDWLLFVTGAAAGIATVLLLGQLTS, via the coding sequence ATGTCGGTATTTCAAACCTACCTCCAACTCGGCTTCTACCATATCTTCAACCTGCGGGCCCACGACCACATCGTGTTTCTGCTGGCCCTATGCGCACCGTATGTGCTGCGCGACTGGCGCCGAGTAGTGGCACTGGTCACGAGCTTCACGATTGGCCATTCGCTCACGCTGGCGCTGGCTACTATGGGCTTCGTGCACTACAGTCCCAAGCTGATCGAGATGCTGATTCCGGTGACCATCTTGCTCACCTGCATCCTGAACACAACAGAAATGGGCCGCACCGGCGAACGGCTACCTACCCGCCGACGGCCAGAACCTATATTGCTCGCATGGCCTAACTTGCTAGCGGCCGTATTTGGGTTGATTCACGGCCTGGGCTTCTCTAGCTATTTGCGCGAACTGTTGGGCCGACAGAGCCGACCCGTGTTGGAACTGTTGGCCTTCAACGTCGGCGTAGAGCTGGGGCAACTACTGATTGTCGGCATCATTCTGCTGCTAGGTTTTGTTGTGTTGCGCATTTTTGGTGCTGCCCGCCGCGACTGGCTGCTGTTCGTGACGGGTGCCGCTGCTGGTATTGCCACCGTACTGCTACTAGGGCAACTAACCTCGTGA
- a CDS encoding (2Fe-2S) ferredoxin domain-containing protein, translating into MSVIHLFVCNAQKTEVGKDVARALKIELKKQDLKSVVRKGEKHKTRVQTCSCLDQCKHCKKGSGAALVIYPEGIWYGDVKPKDAADIVREHLGENHPVKRLLLDEI; encoded by the coding sequence ATGTCAGTGATTCATTTGTTTGTTTGCAATGCCCAGAAGACCGAAGTCGGCAAAGACGTGGCGCGGGCATTAAAAATTGAGTTGAAGAAGCAAGACCTGAAGTCGGTGGTGCGCAAGGGGGAGAAACACAAAACCCGCGTGCAAACTTGTAGTTGCCTCGACCAGTGCAAGCACTGCAAAAAGGGCTCTGGCGCGGCCCTGGTAATCTATCCGGAAGGCATTTGGTACGGCGACGTAAAACCCAAAGACGCCGCCGACATCGTGCGCGAACACCTCGGCGAAAACCACCCGGTAAAGCGTTTGTTGCTAGACGAGATATAA
- a CDS encoding M1 family metallopeptidase, whose translation MTKTLLPAAGLALLLAGPALAQTTNSGTDKFAQLGTELPTPNSYRTASGAPGVDYWQQRADYNIRVKLDDEKQAITGSEDITYTNLSPDVLTYLWVQLDQNIMDKNSITTATQVGQIQDRMSFQALDYLQRSEFDGGFKITKVELKGGKALPHVINHTMMRVDLPTPLRPRQSVTFSLAWNYNINDQTKINQRSGYEYFSEDKNYLYEIAQFYPRMAVYSDNQGWQHKQFLGNGEFALPFGDYRVSITAPADHVVGATGTLQNASEVLTSAQRQRMAQAVNAKKPVFIVTPMEAEQAEQKRAKGTKTWTYAAKNVRDFAWASSRKFIWDAMGIKQDGTPVMCMSFYPKEGNPLWGKYSTEVVAHTIKTYSKFTIPYAYPVAISVHGPVGGMEYPMICFNGGRPEKDGTYTADRKYGMISVIIHEVGHNFFPMIVNSDERQWTWMDEGLNTFVQYLTEQEWERNYPSRRGEPKNIVDYMRTGKNLQTPIMTNSESVLQFGPNAYAKPATGLNILRETIMGRQLFDYAFKEYARRWAYKHPEPADFFRTMEDASGTDLDWFWRGWFYTTDHTDLALDAVKWYKVDSKNPELENTAKRQQLNSAPQTLSQQRNLQDIKKTLIDEKPDLKDFYNNYDPLATTDADKQRYQQFVKALSPEQQQRLNAGLNFYEVSLKNLGGLTMPVVVQMTYEDGKQEVVNIPAEIWRKNNAEVTKVFITDKPVVSFVLDPYLETADTDLSNNSWPQKASPSRFELFELQQRNQPNPMQQQTSMQQKEQKPGSSTSGTGGGTN comes from the coding sequence ATGACCAAAACATTACTGCCAGCCGCTGGCCTTGCTTTGTTGCTGGCCGGGCCGGCATTGGCTCAGACCACCAATTCTGGCACCGACAAGTTTGCTCAGCTTGGTACTGAGTTGCCTACCCCTAACTCGTATCGCACGGCTTCCGGCGCGCCTGGCGTCGATTATTGGCAGCAACGCGCCGACTACAACATCCGCGTTAAGCTCGACGACGAGAAACAAGCTATTACCGGCTCCGAGGACATCACCTACACCAACCTCTCGCCTGACGTGCTGACTTACCTCTGGGTGCAACTCGATCAGAACATAATGGACAAGAATTCCATTACCACCGCCACGCAGGTTGGTCAGATCCAGGACCGGATGTCGTTCCAGGCGCTGGATTATCTGCAACGCAGTGAGTTTGACGGCGGCTTCAAGATCACCAAAGTGGAGTTGAAAGGTGGCAAGGCGCTACCGCACGTTATCAACCACACCATGATGCGGGTGGATTTGCCGACGCCGTTGCGGCCCCGGCAGTCGGTTACGTTCAGCTTGGCGTGGAACTACAACATCAACGACCAAACCAAAATCAACCAGCGCAGCGGCTACGAGTATTTCTCCGAGGACAAAAACTACCTCTACGAAATTGCGCAGTTCTATCCACGTATGGCCGTGTACTCCGACAACCAGGGCTGGCAGCACAAGCAGTTCTTGGGCAACGGTGAATTCGCGCTGCCTTTCGGTGATTACCGCGTAAGCATCACGGCCCCGGCCGACCACGTAGTAGGCGCTACGGGCACTTTGCAGAACGCCTCGGAAGTACTGACTTCTGCTCAGCGGCAGCGCATGGCGCAGGCCGTGAATGCCAAGAAGCCGGTGTTCATTGTGACGCCGATGGAAGCCGAGCAGGCCGAGCAGAAGCGCGCCAAAGGCACTAAAACCTGGACGTACGCCGCCAAAAACGTGCGCGACTTTGCCTGGGCTTCGTCGCGGAAGTTTATTTGGGATGCCATGGGTATCAAGCAAGATGGCACGCCAGTAATGTGCATGTCGTTCTATCCCAAAGAGGGTAACCCGCTGTGGGGCAAGTACTCGACTGAGGTAGTAGCCCACACCATCAAAACGTACTCGAAGTTCACGATTCCTTACGCCTACCCCGTGGCTATTTCGGTACACGGACCCGTGGGTGGCATGGAGTACCCCATGATTTGCTTCAACGGCGGCCGCCCTGAGAAAGACGGTACGTATACTGCCGACCGGAAATACGGGATGATTTCGGTGATTATCCACGAGGTAGGTCACAACTTCTTCCCGATGATTGTGAACTCCGACGAGCGGCAATGGACTTGGATGGACGAAGGCCTGAACACCTTTGTGCAATACCTGACTGAGCAGGAATGGGAGCGTAACTACCCTTCACGCCGCGGCGAGCCCAAGAACATTGTGGACTACATGCGCACCGGCAAGAACCTGCAAACCCCGATTATGACCAACTCGGAATCGGTGTTGCAATTCGGGCCAAACGCCTACGCCAAGCCCGCTACTGGCCTCAATATTCTGCGTGAGACCATTATGGGTCGCCAACTCTTCGACTATGCGTTCAAGGAATATGCGCGCCGGTGGGCCTATAAGCACCCCGAGCCTGCCGACTTCTTCCGCACTATGGAGGATGCTTCTGGCACCGACCTCGACTGGTTCTGGCGCGGCTGGTTCTACACCACTGACCACACCGACCTAGCCCTGGATGCTGTGAAGTGGTATAAGGTGGATTCCAAGAACCCCGAGCTGGAAAATACGGCTAAGCGCCAACAGCTCAACAGTGCTCCGCAAACCCTCTCGCAGCAGCGCAACCTCCAAGACATCAAGAAAACCCTGATAGACGAGAAGCCCGATCTGAAGGACTTCTACAACAACTATGACCCGCTGGCTACCACCGATGCCGACAAGCAACGCTACCAGCAGTTTGTAAAGGCGCTTTCGCCCGAACAGCAGCAGCGCCTGAATGCCGGCTTGAACTTCTACGAGGTTAGCCTAAAGAACCTCGGCGGCCTCACAATGCCGGTTGTCGTGCAGATGACGTATGAAGACGGCAAGCAGGAAGTGGTGAACATTCCAGCTGAAATCTGGCGCAAAAACAACGCCGAGGTAACCAAGGTCTTCATCACCGATAAGCCTGTGGTAAGCTTCGTGCTCGACCCCTACCTCGAAACCGCCGACACCGACCTAAGCAACAACTCTTGGCCACAGAAAGCCTCGCCTTCTCGCTTCGAGTTGTTCGAGTTGCAGCAGCGTAACCAGCCTAACCCCATGCAGCAGCAAACCTCGATGCAGCAGAAAGAGCAAAAGCCCGGCAGTAGCACCAGCGGCACCGGCGGTGGCACTAACTAG
- a CDS encoding glycoside hydrolase family 43 protein yields the protein MPDTKISPMPAAAYTNPIWNDDFPDPTIIRASDGWYYAYGTQTKRHGAIINMQVARSADLVQWEYLGDALPVKPDWASGTQKLWAPHVSEHAGRYYLYYSAKPDEAEVEGLCLAVATADEPAGPFTDIGAPLYCGPGFLNIDPMAFDDPATGKRLLYWGSGFGPLMVRELAEDRISFAPDRETTILIQPAGAGDLKRYDQLIEGSWVVLRDGWYYLFYSGNNCCGDDAHYGVLVARSRAATGPFETLAEATGNPYAMLLEGNQHWHAPGHNCVVTDSADQDWLAYHAIDPEQPKFDAIDADQGYSRRIMLLDRLEYVGGWPRLVSGGTPSFKPQPAPVAHENIS from the coding sequence ATGCCTGATACCAAAATTTCTCCTATGCCCGCAGCCGCTTATACGAATCCTATCTGGAACGACGACTTTCCCGACCCCACTATTATCCGAGCTTCTGATGGCTGGTACTACGCTTATGGTACCCAAACCAAGCGCCACGGCGCCATTATCAATATGCAAGTAGCTCGCTCCGCTGACTTAGTACAGTGGGAGTATTTAGGCGATGCACTTCCTGTTAAACCTGATTGGGCCAGTGGCACCCAAAAATTGTGGGCCCCACACGTAAGCGAACATGCAGGCCGCTACTACCTCTACTATTCTGCGAAGCCCGATGAAGCAGAAGTAGAAGGATTGTGCTTGGCGGTAGCTACCGCCGATGAGCCAGCCGGCCCTTTCACCGACATTGGAGCGCCTTTGTATTGTGGCCCTGGCTTTCTCAACATCGACCCTATGGCCTTCGACGACCCAGCTACCGGCAAACGGCTGCTCTATTGGGGTTCAGGCTTCGGGCCCTTGATGGTGAGGGAGCTAGCCGAAGACCGTATTTCCTTTGCACCCGACAGAGAAACCACAATCTTAATTCAGCCTGCCGGCGCTGGCGACCTTAAACGCTACGACCAGCTGATAGAAGGGAGTTGGGTGGTACTGCGTGACGGATGGTACTACCTGTTTTATTCCGGCAACAACTGCTGCGGCGACGACGCCCATTACGGCGTGCTAGTCGCCCGTTCTCGCGCTGCCACCGGCCCCTTTGAAACTCTAGCCGAAGCCACTGGTAACCCCTACGCTATGTTGCTCGAAGGCAATCAGCACTGGCATGCCCCTGGTCACAACTGCGTCGTAACAGATTCCGCTGATCAGGACTGGCTGGCTTATCACGCTATCGACCCGGAGCAACCTAAATTCGACGCCATCGACGCTGATCAAGGTTATTCCCGCCGCATTATGCTACTGGACCGTCTAGAGTATGTGGGCGGTTGGCCCCGGTTGGTAAGTGGCGGCACCCCATCCTTTAAGCCGCAACCAGCTCCCGTTGCCCATGAAAATATAAGCTAG
- a CDS encoding YjjG family noncanonical pyrimidine nucleotidase: MKPYRHLFFDLDHTLWDFETNANETLRHLYEHHDMDRFGAFTVDEFIRVYSDINHGLWRLYQSNKITQQQLRATRFPRTFVKLGLQEADAPAGLSEQFTDILPLKSAVFPFTFEVLDYLKPKYALHLITNGFRDMQYTKLDSAGLTSYFQEIITSECCGHLKPDSRIFQHALERTGAKATESLMIGDNLECDVLGAHNAGIDQVYFNPEKRRHFAETTYEISCLSELKSFL; the protein is encoded by the coding sequence TTGAAACCGTACCGCCACCTCTTCTTTGACCTAGACCACACGCTGTGGGACTTCGAAACCAATGCCAACGAAACGCTGCGGCATTTGTACGAGCACCACGATATGGACCGGTTTGGTGCGTTCACAGTAGACGAGTTCATTCGAGTGTATAGTGATATCAACCACGGCTTGTGGCGACTCTATCAAAGCAATAAGATCACGCAGCAGCAACTACGCGCCACCCGTTTCCCGCGTACGTTCGTGAAGCTCGGTTTGCAAGAAGCCGATGCACCAGCAGGACTTTCCGAACAGTTCACTGATATTTTGCCGTTGAAATCGGCTGTGTTCCCGTTCACATTTGAGGTGCTTGATTACCTGAAGCCAAAATACGCGCTGCACCTGATTACCAACGGCTTCCGCGACATGCAATACACCAAGCTTGATTCGGCAGGCCTTACGAGTTACTTCCAGGAAATAATCACTTCCGAGTGCTGCGGTCACCTCAAGCCTGATTCCCGCATTTTCCAGCATGCCCTAGAGCGCACCGGCGCCAAAGCCACCGAAAGCCTCATGATAGGTGACAACTTAGAGTGCGACGTACTAGGTGCCCACAACGCTGGCATCGACCAAGTCTACTTTAATCCTGAGAAACGCCGCCACTTCGCTGAAACCACGTACGAAATCAGTTGTCTGAGCGAACTGAAGTCGTTTTTATAA
- a CDS encoding PH domain-containing protein, which translates to MGLLDGLLGNASESDAQSIQQELTHLLADGERVEKAYAVIRDLLVFTNKRLILVDKQGVTGKKVEYLSIPYRSVERFSMETTGHFDLESELKIWVRGQADPISKTFRDDNSIRDVNRALAEYAL; encoded by the coding sequence ATGGGACTACTCGACGGCCTCCTTGGCAATGCTTCCGAAAGCGACGCTCAATCTATTCAGCAAGAACTAACGCACCTGCTTGCCGACGGCGAGCGAGTGGAAAAAGCCTATGCTGTTATTCGCGACTTATTGGTGTTTACCAACAAGCGCTTGATCTTGGTAGACAAGCAGGGCGTAACTGGCAAGAAAGTGGAGTACCTAAGTATTCCCTACCGTAGCGTAGAGCGGTTTTCGATGGAAACCACTGGCCACTTCGACCTCGAATCGGAGTTGAAAATATGGGTGCGCGGTCAAGCTGACCCCATCAGCAAAACCTTTCGCGACGATAACAGCATCCGCGACGTGAACCGGGCTTTGGCGGAATACGCGCTGTAA